The sequence TTCAAATTTCAAAAGATGAAGCGGATATCGAACAGAAGCTTTTTAATGGGTACACATTATTAACGATGGATGCCTCCAACCGGAAATTTGCCTTCATTGCAACGAAAAATGAAATGGGTAGAAAAGTTTCTCAACCAGAAGTGGAATTCAGTGTGGTTGGTCCGAAAGAAGCCTTTGTTGAATCTCTCAGTGACAACCTTAACCTGCTCCGCAAACGTCTCCCAATTAAAGAGCTGTTAGTGGAAGAATTCAACATTGGAAAACTGACACACACGAGAGTCGCTTTAGTCTATCTTGATGGATTAGTAGATGAAGCGAATGTGAATACGTTGCGTCAACGTTTGCGATCCGTGGATTTTGATCAAATCATGGATAGTTCATTTATTGAACAGCTCATTGCCGATAATAGCAATTCCCCTTTCCCCCAGTTATTGGATTCAGAACGACCAGATCGAGTCGCTTCTGTACTGGTGGAAGGGAAGGTGGCCGTGATGGTGGATGGATCGCCTCACGCATTGATTGGACCCACGACCCTTGTTGAGTTCTTTAATGCCTATGAGGATTACTTCCTGAATTTCTCGATTGCTTCATTCCTCCGTCTAGTGCGTGTTTTCGCAGTAGCATTCTCGATATTGATTACACCCGTATATGTTGCTGCGTTGACGTATCATTATGAACTTATCCCAAAGGATTTAATGGCCACTCTTGTCACATCCAGACAAGAAATTCCTTTGCCTCCTATATTAGAGGCGTTATTTCTCGAATTAACGATTGAATTATTGCGCGAGGCAGGAGCGCGCCTTCCAACCAAAGTTGGTCAAACCATCGGTATCGTTGGGGGGATCGTGATCGGGACTGCATCCGTTGAGGCAGGGATCACGAGTAACGTCCTGCTCATTTTAGTTGCCCTTGCTGCGCTTGCTTCCTTTACGACTCCCGTGTACCGCATGGGCAATACGATCCGCTTGCTCCGATTCCCCTTCTTGTTGTTCGCACAACTTTGGGGATTATTAGGAATCGTTTTCTGCTTCTGCTTGCTTATGGGACATCTCTTACAATTAACCTCCCTGGGCAGACCGTTCCTGGAGCCACTCTATCCACCGAGAATGAAGGATCTGAAAGACGCTCTGATCCGGTTCCCTTTTAGTAAACAAGCAGGTCGTCCAGAATATTTAAGAACAAAAAAACCATACAGGTTCCGTCCATCGGAAGGAAAGAAAAAGCTAGATATAGATGAATAAAGGTCGGAGGTGATCAGATGCAAACCATTCCAGATAGAAGAAAAATATCCCCTTTCCTTGTTTTCTTTCTCATTCATTCCATTCAAGTCGGGGCAGGGGTTCTTGGGTTCCAACGAATCATTTCCATGAATGCGGGGTATGATGGATGGATTTCTGTTATCCTGGCAGGTATCCTTACTCATGTTCTCATGTTCCTTATGTACCTT is a genomic window of Rossellomorea sp. y25 containing:
- a CDS encoding spore germination protein; its protein translation is MFPFFKNKKNADNTKKKQTYENFKQEAEKSADYKQAFYQNPYTGTKFSLHFITTLIDGKILQEDVLPSLLSKDFHSFDDLKTLVPVLDIQISKDEADIEQKLFNGYTLLTMDASNRKFAFIATKNEMGRKVSQPEVEFSVVGPKEAFVESLSDNLNLLRKRLPIKELLVEEFNIGKLTHTRVALVYLDGLVDEANVNTLRQRLRSVDFDQIMDSSFIEQLIADNSNSPFPQLLDSERPDRVASVLVEGKVAVMVDGSPHALIGPTTLVEFFNAYEDYFLNFSIASFLRLVRVFAVAFSILITPVYVAALTYHYELIPKDLMATLVTSRQEIPLPPILEALFLELTIELLREAGARLPTKVGQTIGIVGGIVIGTASVEAGITSNVLLILVALAALASFTTPVYRMGNTIRLLRFPFLLFAQLWGLLGIVFCFCLLMGHLLQLTSLGRPFLEPLYPPRMKDLKDALIRFPFSKQAGRPEYLRTKKPYRFRPSEGKKKLDIDE